Within the Gemmatimonas aurantiaca genome, the region TGCTCACCGATCTCTGGCATGAACATTCGCCGAGCATCGGCACGCGGCGCCATGCGATCCTGCGCGAGCGGTGCCGCGCGTTCGCTGAAGCGCTGCAGACGGTGAACATCCTCAAGGATGTTGCGGTCGATGCGGAGAAGGAGAACTCGGTGTACGTGCCCGAGGAACTGCTCGAAGCAGAGGGCAGCACGCAGAGCCGCATCCTCGCTCCCGAACTGCTCGCCAGCAATCGCGCCGCGCTCACGCAGCTCATCCAACTGGCGTGGCACGATCTCGAGGAAGCGCGCGCCTATCTGCTCGACATTCCCCGGCGGGCGGTGTCCATCCGTCTCTTCTGCATTCTGCCGTTGCTGCTCGCCTATGCCACGTTGCGGGATCTCGTGCAGAGCTCGGCGATGCTGCAGCCCGGAGGATCGGTGAAGATCTCACGCCGTGAGGTGAAGTCGCTGCTGCTGACGGGCGCGATGCTCGCGATGAGCAACAGCGGCGTGCGCTGGCTCGTGGACCGCGTGCGTCGCCGCAGCTTCGAACTGACGTTCGCGTGAACGACTGCGGCTACGACGGCGGCTGCGGCCGCGCGTGAGCCCCGTGGCACCGCGCGCGGCCGTCCCGCACGCGGCGGCGCCGGTGCTACCAGTTGGTCCCGCCTTTGAGCATGCGATCGAGCAGTGAAGGCGGTTGTTCCAGACGGCCTTCCTGCGCTTCATCCAGCAGATACTCCACGCGGTTCTGCACGCGGGCCAGCAACGTGCGAAAACGCCGGCTCACAGAGCGCCAGGCGAACCAACTGCCCGCCGCAGCCACCGCGGTGAGCAGGGCCACCGTCGCCACCGCGAACCCCGGCACCACCAGGCCGAACACGAAGGCGGGAATCGACACCGCCGCGGCGAGCAGGAAGAACAACACGCTGAGCGCCACCGCTGACGTGCGCTCCGCGCCGCGGGCGCCCGACACCACGGCATCGAACCGCAGCACCGTCTTCGTCTCGTCCACCGGCGTGGCCGTGACCACGAGCTGATCGAGACGGACGAGATCGAAACGTCGCCCGCCGAGTCCCATGGAGCGCATGAAATTGCCCAGTGGATCACGACGGGGTTCGAGAATCAGCCGTTCGGCGGTGCGACGGATGGGCACCATGAGTTCGAGACGCGGCAACGTGGTTTCCAGATGACTCAGCAACGCGGCCGGTTTTCCCGACACCGTGCGCTGCGCGCTCACGATGGATGGCCCGAGCGACGACAGCAGCGGCCCCGTTTCCGGTTCGGCGAGCACGATCTGCGCGCGCTCCTCGGCGATGGCCTGCCGCACGTGCTGCACATCCAGCCCCACCTCCTTCGCGATCTCCAGCAGCCGTGCTTCGCTGATCGTCTCACCCGGCTCACTCGTGACCGTCTGCAACTCGGCCGCACGGGCCAGCACGCGCTCGAGCGCCGTTCTGGGCAGTTCACTCATGTCGTTCAGATGCCTCCGAGCACGATGTCGATCTGTCGACGCAGCGCATCACGCATCGTGGGCGACAGCGTGAAGGTGCGATCGAATGCCGCCGTCAGCGCGGTGCTGTCGGCCGAGGGCTCGATTTTCACACCGGCCTGCGTGAGATAGTATCGCTGATATCCGGCGAGCAGTTCGGGGGCGATCCGGCTCAGGACCATCGCGCCGCCGATCACCTGTGCGGCCGCCACCGCCCGATCGGCCACCCCCGCGCGCTGTTCGGCCGGCGTGACATTGTCGGCGATCACCGGCCCGACGATGGTGCCCGTGGCTTCGTGGGCGAGACCGAACAACGCCTCGGCCGCGTCTTCCACGCGCCCCGGAAAGGGCACCGCCACCATCGTGCGC harbors:
- a CDS encoding phytoene/squalene synthase family protein; its protein translation is MPDALPLPPAVSEAVADALTRRDAARFCEAILPAVSRTFALGIKVLPGDLGQAVLDAYLLCRIADTVEDAPGIDPEVKAGLFDDFLAAFDHADALARFTAGVQPLTGDLAHLTLAKNSALVFEHFGALPHDTRVVVRRWVTEMAVGMRKFVLLYPHGIRIQTLDEYREYCYYVAGTVGYMLTDLWHEHSPSIGTRRHAILRERCRAFAEALQTVNILKDVAVDAEKENSVYVPEELLEAEGSTQSRILAPELLASNRAALTQLIQLAWHDLEEARAYLLDIPRRAVSIRLFCILPLLLAYATLRDLVQSSAMLQPGGSVKISRREVKSLLLTGAMLAMSNSGVRWLVDRVRRRSFELTFA